In Dyadobacter subterraneus, a single genomic region encodes these proteins:
- a CDS encoding TetR/AcrR family transcriptional regulator: MDILHKKDKEETKKKLIAATGEIFMTKGYSALKASRIAYVAGVSKTLIYRYFGNVQELFKVYLSQKDFWISLEDHVDALLEANRHDSGRELAKSILESQIAYFFQNKEMQQIMRWQISEPNVIARSLADSRERLGEEMLGISDPHFKDSGVNFRALLAVIVPGIYYLVLNAKVNGSTFCGIDINKSEDIKEVQKAVNLMVDWAYEKAGS, from the coding sequence ATGGATATTTTACACAAAAAAGACAAGGAGGAAACTAAAAAAAAGCTAATCGCTGCGACAGGTGAAATTTTTATGACCAAAGGTTATTCAGCTTTAAAGGCATCCAGAATTGCCTATGTGGCTGGCGTGAGCAAAACCTTGATTTACAGATATTTTGGAAATGTTCAGGAGCTTTTTAAGGTGTACCTCTCTCAAAAAGATTTTTGGATATCTCTTGAAGATCATGTTGATGCGCTGCTCGAAGCAAACAGGCACGATTCGGGCCGGGAGCTTGCCAAGAGCATTCTGGAAAGTCAAATTGCCTATTTTTTTCAAAATAAGGAAATGCAGCAGATCATGCGTTGGCAGATCAGCGAACCCAATGTTATTGCCCGCAGCCTTGCAGATTCAAGGGAAAGATTGGGTGAAGAAATGCTTGGTATATCGGACCCGCATTTTAAAGATTCCGGTGTCAATTTCCGCGCGCTGCTGGCGGTGATCGTTCCGGGCATTTATTATCTTGTGCTTAATGCCAAGGTTAATGGCAGCACGTTTTGCGGAATTGATATCAATAAGAGCGAAGATATCAAAGAGGTACAAAAGGCCGTAAACCTGATGGTAGACTGGGCCTATGAAAAAGCTGGCAGCTGA
- a CDS encoding bestrophin family protein, with product MNIGSHYKLKTFVLWTRRTIYWLLLWAIIPTLLFKLAGFTWLTIPWVPIALIGTATSFIAGFKNTQTYNRLWEARQIWGGIVNSSRTLGIMVKGYIRTQDDSQKEIHQQIIYRHIAWLTAFRFQLRESKSWENIKTKSYNIEFQANYTVEEWEKNLGDELKPFLSEEEISYVLSTKNRATQIIALQSDALKKLNESGNLDSLCYVELENILKDLYDHQGKSERIKNFPYPRQFASINLFFIRLLVALIPFGLMNEFAKLGEYGIWLNIPFSVIVSWVFTSLEQVGESTENPFEGGPNDVPITSMSRTIEIDLREMLGQKDLPAPIAARNEILM from the coding sequence ATGAATATTGGAAGTCACTACAAATTAAAAACGTTTGTGCTCTGGACGCGCCGAACGATTTATTGGCTGCTGCTTTGGGCAATCATTCCAACTTTACTTTTCAAATTGGCAGGTTTTACCTGGCTGACAATTCCATGGGTTCCTATCGCGCTGATCGGTACGGCGACTTCCTTTATTGCGGGATTTAAAAATACGCAGACTTATAACCGTCTTTGGGAAGCGCGGCAGATCTGGGGCGGGATTGTCAATAGCAGCCGGACGCTCGGGATTATGGTTAAAGGTTATATCAGAACGCAGGATGACAGTCAAAAGGAAATTCATCAACAGATTATTTACCGCCATATCGCCTGGTTAACAGCTTTTCGCTTTCAATTACGAGAATCAAAATCCTGGGAAAATATTAAAACGAAAAGTTATAATATTGAATTCCAGGCTAATTATACGGTTGAGGAGTGGGAGAAAAATCTTGGAGATGAGTTAAAACCATTTTTATCGGAAGAAGAAATCAGTTATGTCCTGAGCACAAAAAATCGTGCAACCCAGATTATCGCACTACAATCTGATGCATTGAAGAAATTGAACGAAAGTGGAAATCTGGATAGCTTGTGTTATGTTGAACTGGAAAATATTTTGAAGGATCTGTATGATCATCAGGGAAAAAGCGAGCGTATTAAAAATTTTCCATACCCGCGTCAGTTTGCCAGTATCAATCTCTTTTTTATACGTTTGCTGGTGGCTTTAATTCCCTTTGGTTTGATGAACGAATTTGCCAAATTGGGAGAATATGGTATCTGGCTAAATATTCCTTTCAGTGTTATTGTTTCCTGGGTTTTTACTTCTCTTGAACAGGTTGGAGAAAGTACAGAAAATCCTTTTGAAGGCGGTCCGAATGATGTTCCGATAACATCAATGAGCCGGACTATTGAAATAGATCTGCGGGAAATGCTCGGTCAGAAAGATTTACCGGCGCCAATTGCTGCCAGAAATGAAATTTTGATGTAG